In Nonomuraea muscovyensis, one genomic interval encodes:
- a CDS encoding FAD-dependent oxidoreductase has protein sequence MTAMRVLVCGAGIAGLTLAWHLERSGWEVELVERAPAFRDGGYMIDFYGPGYEVARRMGLHDRLEQARYPVTELAYVRRDGRPASRLTMPPEFAEQVVSLPRGDLARAVHDGVRAPVRYGTSVEAVAQDRHGVTVRLTDGTERRVDLLVGADGAHSRVRGLVFDEERPFVRYLGHHVAAYTLTDPELSRRAGDRYEMRTVPGLMAGTYALRGGRLALLFLRREPDPEPPADPRAALLRHYGDMGWILPEVLRHCPDPPRLYYDQVTQVHVDEWSRGRVVLLGDACQAVSLFAGHGASLAMAGAWVLADELGAPGDIGDALSRYQGRMRPVVLEVQRFGRRFVRWMAPAERWRIAARDALLRLAGLPGGGRLLVGSLINEGHDLVRSASGAGRG, from the coding sequence ATGACCGCGATGAGAGTGCTCGTCTGCGGCGCCGGCATCGCCGGGCTCACGCTGGCCTGGCATCTGGAGCGCTCGGGCTGGGAGGTGGAGCTGGTCGAGCGGGCACCCGCCTTCCGCGACGGCGGCTACATGATCGACTTCTACGGACCCGGTTACGAGGTGGCCCGGCGGATGGGCCTGCACGACCGCCTGGAACAGGCCCGCTACCCGGTCACGGAGCTGGCCTACGTCCGCCGCGACGGGCGGCCGGCCAGCCGGCTCACCATGCCGCCGGAGTTCGCCGAGCAGGTGGTCAGCCTGCCGCGCGGCGACCTGGCCCGCGCCGTCCACGACGGCGTGCGCGCCCCCGTCCGCTACGGCACCAGCGTCGAGGCCGTCGCCCAGGACCGCCACGGCGTCACCGTACGGCTGACCGACGGCACCGAGCGGCGGGTGGACCTGCTCGTGGGCGCCGACGGAGCGCACTCCCGGGTGCGCGGGCTCGTCTTCGACGAGGAGCGGCCCTTCGTGCGCTACCTCGGCCACCACGTCGCCGCCTACACCCTGACCGACCCGGAGCTCAGCCGGCGGGCGGGGGACCGCTACGAGATGCGCACCGTGCCCGGCCTGATGGCGGGCACGTACGCGCTGCGCGGCGGCCGGCTCGCCCTGCTGTTCCTGCGCCGCGAGCCCGACCCCGAACCGCCCGCCGACCCCCGCGCCGCGCTGCTGCGCCACTACGGCGACATGGGGTGGATCCTGCCGGAGGTGCTGCGCCACTGCCCGGACCCGCCGCGGCTCTACTACGACCAGGTGACCCAGGTGCACGTGGACGAGTGGAGCAGGGGACGGGTGGTGCTGCTGGGCGACGCCTGCCAGGCCGTCTCCCTGTTCGCCGGGCACGGCGCCTCGCTGGCCATGGCCGGCGCCTGGGTCCTCGCCGACGAGCTGGGCGCCCCCGGTGACATCGGCGACGCGCTGTCCCGCTACCAGGGGCGGATGCGGCCGGTCGTCCTGGAGGTGCAGCGGTTCGGCCGCCGGTTCGTCCGCTGGATGGCCCCGGCCGAGCGGTGGCGCATCGCCGCCCGCGACGCCCTGCTGCGCCTGGCGGGCCTTCCCGGAGGCGGGCGGCTCCTCGTCGGCTCCCTCATCAACGAGGGACACGACCTCGTCCGCTCGGCCTCGGGAGCCGGACGAGGGTAG
- a CDS encoding TetR/AcrR family transcriptional regulator produces MAEVSAERGRATRERLLRAAVSLIGEVGWSGVSTRMVAQRAGVNAGVVHYHFASVSDLLVAAGVGFARELLEQAGAELARRPSVPDGIDWLLRELSRYSGTDPASLLMAELFLAAGREPGLRDELGVLIIGFRSRVAGWLRAHGHGAQAEQAAVVIAALMDGLVLHRALDPALDPTTLAGPLRAMLGVRPEGGSR; encoded by the coding sequence GTGGCAGAGGTGTCCGCCGAGCGGGGCAGGGCGACGCGGGAGCGCCTGCTCCGGGCCGCCGTGTCCCTGATCGGCGAGGTGGGGTGGAGCGGCGTCTCGACGCGGATGGTGGCCCAGCGGGCCGGCGTCAACGCAGGGGTGGTGCACTACCACTTCGCGTCGGTGTCCGACCTGCTGGTGGCCGCCGGCGTCGGGTTCGCCCGTGAGCTGCTGGAGCAGGCCGGGGCCGAGCTGGCGCGCCGGCCGAGCGTGCCCGACGGGATCGACTGGCTGCTGCGGGAGCTGTCCCGCTACAGCGGCACCGACCCGGCCTCGCTGCTGATGGCCGAGCTGTTCCTCGCCGCCGGGCGCGAGCCCGGGCTGCGCGACGAGCTGGGCGTGCTGATCATCGGCTTCCGGTCGCGGGTGGCCGGGTGGCTGCGCGCCCACGGCCACGGCGCGCAGGCCGAGCAGGCCGCCGTGGTGATCGCCGCCCTGATGGACGGCCTGGTCCTGCACCGCGCGCTGGACCCGGCCCTGGATCCCACCACGCTCGCCGGGCCGCTGCGCGCCATGCTCGGCGTCCGGCCCGAAGGAGGATCGAGATGA
- a CDS encoding class I SAM-dependent methyltransferase — protein sequence MVPARRLLRGLLYGSRYDRVPWGQRVYVRPGERLLREAQWRWRIRRAPVLSLEEYGSELPLGEIEEFLSCMMCGESRQQPLFEPTGAGKGGKGREWRYHVVRCPSCGFLYRNPNVRPERLGDLYSSGYSGFLTGTYAANRQRRYNLTMQAFSPVLDDGEGRRLLDFGCGVGLFLELAEQRGFDGYGVDLSPDSVTQANARLKRARAYFGAPRDVPEIAAGGFDVITLWSVLAHLPRPLEDFAGFRELLAPGGVLLILTVNARSLLLKAYGPEWSGFTKNHLMFYDSETLKTLLRRTGFEGVAYAPHYGDTVEAGTTRLPEPLRRRLRQTVEASDGGNMMRALAFADEEAVARWSDRLTIHRLRDRAAVPDEGADLDLTGSSGTGART from the coding sequence ATGGTCCCTGCACGACGACTGCTCCGAGGTCTGCTCTACGGCTCCCGATACGACCGCGTGCCCTGGGGCCAGCGGGTCTACGTACGCCCCGGCGAGCGGCTGCTCCGCGAGGCGCAGTGGCGGTGGCGGATCCGGCGGGCGCCCGTGCTGTCCCTGGAGGAGTACGGCTCCGAGCTGCCGCTGGGCGAGATCGAGGAGTTCCTGAGCTGCATGATGTGCGGCGAGTCGCGCCAGCAGCCGCTGTTCGAGCCGACCGGCGCCGGCAAGGGCGGCAAGGGCCGGGAGTGGCGCTACCACGTCGTCCGCTGCCCGTCCTGCGGCTTCCTCTACCGCAACCCCAACGTGCGGCCGGAGCGGCTCGGCGACCTCTACTCGAGCGGCTACAGCGGCTTCCTGACCGGCACGTACGCGGCCAACCGGCAACGTCGCTACAACCTGACGATGCAGGCGTTCTCCCCCGTCCTCGACGACGGCGAGGGCAGGCGGCTGCTCGACTTCGGCTGCGGTGTCGGGCTGTTCCTGGAACTGGCTGAGCAGCGGGGCTTCGACGGCTACGGGGTGGACCTGTCGCCCGACTCCGTGACGCAGGCCAACGCGCGGCTGAAGCGGGCACGGGCCTACTTCGGGGCGCCGCGGGACGTGCCGGAGATCGCCGCGGGCGGCTTCGACGTGATCACCCTGTGGTCGGTGCTGGCCCACCTGCCCCGGCCGCTGGAGGACTTCGCGGGCTTCCGCGAGCTGCTGGCCCCGGGCGGGGTGCTGCTCATCCTGACGGTCAACGCCCGATCTCTGCTGCTCAAGGCGTACGGGCCGGAGTGGAGCGGGTTCACCAAGAACCACCTGATGTTCTACGACTCCGAGACACTGAAGACGCTGCTGCGCCGAACCGGCTTCGAGGGGGTGGCCTACGCCCCGCACTACGGCGACACGGTCGAGGCCGGCACCACCCGGCTGCCCGAGCCGCTGCGCCGGAGGCTGCGGCAGACCGTCGAGGCGAGCGACGGCGGCAACATGATGCGCGCGCTGGCCTTCGCCGACGAGGAGGCCGTCGCCCGCTGGAGCGACCGCCTGACCATCCACCGCCTGCGCGACCGCGCGGCCGTTCCGGACGAGGGCGCGGACCTGGACCTCACCGGCTCCTCCGGCACCGGCGCCCGCACCTGA
- a CDS encoding pyridoxal phosphate-dependent decarboxylase family protein, with translation MNLPETGRPVDDLLAEIVRLKRHDLPVRGGQVTAYVYDTGRPAAHEAAARAYAEMLEVNALDPTAFPSVVEMERQVVGAVAGLLGGGHGVFTSGGTESIMLAVKAARDTARRDRPNLVVPVTAHPAFHKAAHYLGLTVRPVPVDLGTYKVRPDTVRDAIDGDTVLVVASAPSYPQGVLDPVEEVAAVAADAGVPCHVDACVGGWLLPWLREAGATVPPFDLSVPGVTSLSCDLHKYGYAPKGASVVLFADPAMRRRAYFASAAWPGYTVVNATVQSSRSAGPLGGAWATLHALGRRGYVDLARATLEASAALREGIARVPGLRVLGEPESALVALAGDDLDVFVLADEARARGWFLQPQLSYAGIPANLHITVTGVTLAGVEAMLKVIAESAQAARRRGPVVLPEGLVELVAGLDLDALTDAEFAELAASVGVDLRPGSGQPEMAVVNTVLDALPAAAREAVLVRFLSVLYG, from the coding sequence GTGAACCTGCCCGAGACCGGCAGACCCGTCGACGACCTGCTGGCCGAGATCGTCCGGCTCAAGCGGCACGACCTGCCCGTCAGGGGCGGCCAGGTGACCGCCTACGTCTACGACACCGGCCGGCCGGCCGCGCACGAGGCGGCGGCCCGCGCCTACGCCGAGATGCTCGAGGTCAACGCCCTCGACCCCACCGCCTTCCCGAGCGTGGTCGAGATGGAGCGGCAGGTCGTGGGCGCGGTCGCCGGGCTGCTGGGCGGCGGCCACGGCGTCTTCACCAGCGGCGGCACTGAGTCGATCATGCTGGCGGTGAAGGCCGCCCGCGACACGGCCCGCCGCGACCGGCCGAACCTCGTCGTCCCCGTCACCGCCCATCCCGCCTTCCACAAGGCGGCCCACTACCTGGGCCTCACCGTCCGGCCCGTGCCGGTGGACCTGGGCACGTACAAGGTCCGGCCGGACACCGTCCGCGACGCGATCGACGGCGACACCGTGCTGGTCGTCGCCTCCGCCCCCTCCTACCCGCAGGGCGTCCTGGACCCGGTCGAGGAGGTGGCCGCCGTGGCCGCCGACGCGGGCGTGCCGTGCCACGTGGACGCGTGCGTGGGCGGTTGGCTGCTGCCCTGGTTGCGTGAGGCGGGCGCGACGGTCCCGCCGTTCGACCTGTCGGTGCCGGGCGTCACCTCCCTCTCCTGCGACCTGCACAAGTACGGCTACGCCCCGAAGGGCGCCTCGGTCGTGCTGTTCGCCGATCCGGCCATGCGCCGCAGGGCGTACTTCGCCTCGGCCGCCTGGCCGGGCTACACGGTGGTCAACGCCACCGTGCAGAGCTCCCGGTCGGCCGGGCCGCTGGGCGGCGCCTGGGCCACGCTGCACGCCCTCGGCCGGCGGGGTTACGTGGACCTGGCCCGCGCCACGCTGGAGGCGTCGGCCGCGCTGCGCGAGGGCATCGCCCGCGTGCCCGGCCTGCGGGTGCTGGGCGAGCCGGAGTCGGCCCTGGTCGCCCTCGCCGGCGATGATCTGGACGTGTTCGTCCTCGCCGACGAGGCCCGCGCGCGCGGCTGGTTCCTGCAGCCGCAGCTCTCGTACGCGGGCATCCCGGCCAACCTGCACATCACCGTCACCGGCGTGACCCTGGCCGGGGTGGAGGCGATGCTGAAGGTGATCGCCGAGTCGGCGCAGGCGGCCCGGCGGCGCGGCCCCGTCGTGCTCCCCGAGGGGCTGGTGGAGCTGGTGGCGGGGCTGGACCTCGACGCGCTGACCGACGCCGAGTTCGCCGAGCTGGCCGCCTCGGTCGGGGTGGACCTGCGGCCGGGCTCGGGGCAGCCGGAGATGGCGGTGGTCAACACCGTCCTCGACGCCCTCCCGGCCGCCGCGCGGGAGGCGGTGCTGGTGCGCTTCCTGTCCGTCCTGTACGGCTGA
- a CDS encoding LacI family DNA-binding transcriptional regulator encodes MRPTAKQVAEAAGVSVATVSYVFGGRDGRVAPETRQRVLEAAGRLGYAPDQAARSLRRGRTQRVCLVQGSFGGVPTEERLARDLHEMADAQGYSVVTLTVYSRARAVAAADVLRGGIADGALINVSGEHLTPDLLASVVSTGLPVVAIREGEVPPGCDVVRVPEADACAEAVEHLIAQGRRRIAFLAHRHELYTGRPSGRLLGYTRALDRHGVDPARRLIVSGADDRVAAYQAVTELLRSPDRPDAVFAASDRAAISTIWAVRDAGLRVPEDVAVIGVGNIDEGLIANPPLSTVGPLRHDCTDVVRLLFDRLRAEEPPPARELVRTWSFLRRGSA; translated from the coding sequence ATGAGGCCGACAGCGAAGCAGGTGGCCGAGGCCGCGGGCGTCTCGGTCGCGACCGTCTCCTACGTCTTCGGCGGCCGTGACGGCAGGGTCGCCCCCGAGACGAGGCAGCGGGTGCTGGAGGCGGCCGGCCGGCTCGGCTACGCCCCCGACCAGGCGGCCAGGAGCCTGCGCCGGGGCCGCACGCAGCGGGTCTGCCTGGTGCAGGGCTCGTTCGGCGGCGTCCCCACCGAGGAGCGGCTGGCCAGGGACCTGCACGAGATGGCCGACGCCCAGGGCTACTCCGTGGTCACGCTCACCGTCTACTCACGGGCCCGCGCGGTCGCCGCCGCCGACGTGCTGCGCGGCGGCATCGCCGACGGCGCCCTGATCAACGTGAGCGGCGAGCACCTCACCCCCGACCTGCTGGCCTCGGTCGTCTCGACCGGGCTGCCGGTCGTGGCCATCCGCGAGGGAGAGGTCCCGCCGGGGTGCGACGTGGTGCGCGTCCCGGAGGCCGACGCCTGCGCCGAGGCGGTCGAGCACCTCATCGCGCAGGGCCGCCGCCGCATCGCGTTCCTGGCGCACCGCCACGAGCTCTACACCGGCCGCCCCTCCGGCAGGCTGCTCGGCTACACCCGGGCCCTCGACAGGCACGGCGTCGATCCGGCACGACGCCTCATCGTCTCGGGAGCGGACGACCGGGTCGCCGCCTACCAGGCGGTCACGGAGCTGCTGCGCTCCCCCGACCGGCCCGACGCCGTCTTCGCCGCCTCCGACCGGGCCGCGATCAGCACGATCTGGGCGGTCCGGGACGCCGGCCTGCGGGTCCCGGAGGACGTGGCCGTGATCGGCGTCGGCAACATCGACGAAGGGCTCATCGCCAACCCGCCGCTCAGCACCGTCGGCCCGCTCCGGCACGACTGCACCGACGTCGTGCGGCTGCTGTTCGACCGCCTCCGGGCCGAGGAGCCGCCACCCGCCCGCGAGCTGGTCCGCACCTGGTCGTTCCTGCGGCGTGGCTCCGCCTGA
- a CDS encoding sulfatase-like hydrolase/transferase produces the protein MRPNVIVFFTDQQRWDTVGPFTPTLDRMARRGTQAEVAITPQPVCAPARAALQTGRYPTTTGVHRNGIPLPAAERTLAHRFGEAGYATGYIGKWHLGGQEPVPADRRGGYRSWLAANGLEHTSDAYRTIVYDEADDPVLLPGYRSDALVDAAVRFVADHHREPFYLFVSFLEPHHQNQVDSYPAPDGYEERYAGRWMPPDLATLGGTAHRHAGGYLGQVKRLDEGLGRLLDALRSMDLLDDTIVAYTSDHGNHFKTRNGEYKRSCHDASLRVPLALRGPGFDGGGTIARPVSTIDLPPTLLEAAGLPVPAEMQGRSFLPLVRDARADWPEEVFFQVSESEVGRGIRTSRWKYYAVAEDAHPWHDAAAPRYREQALYDLAGDPHELSNLVGLRSHREQAALLRERLARRIVEAGEAEPVIEPAPEHDPGGQLMTDPAVRLRGPAPARFGHQPPKTT, from the coding sequence TTGCGCCCGAACGTGATCGTGTTCTTCACCGACCAGCAGCGGTGGGACACCGTCGGCCCCTTCACCCCCACCCTCGACCGGATGGCCCGACGGGGCACCCAGGCCGAGGTGGCGATCACCCCGCAGCCCGTGTGCGCGCCCGCCCGCGCCGCCCTGCAGACGGGCCGCTACCCGACCACCACAGGGGTCCACCGCAACGGCATCCCCCTGCCCGCCGCCGAGCGGACGCTCGCCCACCGCTTCGGCGAGGCCGGCTACGCCACCGGCTACATCGGCAAGTGGCACCTGGGCGGCCAGGAGCCGGTGCCCGCCGACCGGCGCGGCGGCTACCGCTCCTGGCTGGCGGCCAACGGCCTGGAACACACCTCCGACGCCTACCGCACGATCGTGTACGACGAGGCGGACGACCCCGTGCTGCTGCCCGGCTACCGTTCGGACGCGCTGGTGGACGCGGCCGTCCGCTTCGTCGCCGACCACCACCGCGAGCCGTTCTACCTCTTCGTGTCGTTCCTGGAGCCGCACCACCAGAACCAGGTGGACAGCTATCCGGCCCCCGACGGCTACGAGGAGCGCTACGCGGGCCGCTGGATGCCGCCGGACCTCGCGACGCTCGGCGGCACGGCGCACCGGCACGCGGGCGGCTACCTGGGCCAGGTCAAGCGGCTGGACGAGGGGCTCGGCCGGCTGCTCGACGCGCTGCGCAGCATGGACCTGCTGGACGACACGATCGTGGCGTACACCTCCGACCACGGCAACCACTTCAAGACCCGCAACGGCGAGTACAAGCGGTCCTGCCACGACGCCTCGCTGCGGGTGCCGCTGGCCCTGCGCGGGCCCGGCTTCGACGGCGGCGGGACCATCGCGCGTCCGGTCAGCACGATCGACCTGCCGCCCACCCTGCTGGAGGCCGCCGGACTGCCGGTGCCGGCGGAGATGCAGGGCCGCTCGTTCCTGCCGCTGGTGCGCGACGCCCGCGCCGACTGGCCCGAGGAGGTGTTCTTCCAGGTGAGCGAGTCCGAGGTGGGCCGGGGCATCCGCACCTCCCGGTGGAAGTACTACGCCGTCGCCGAGGACGCCCACCCGTGGCACGACGCCGCCGCCCCGCGCTACCGCGAGCAGGCCCTGTACGACCTCGCCGGCGACCCGCACGAGCTGTCCAACCTGGTCGGCCTGCGCTCCCACCGGGAGCAGGCGGCGCTGCTGCGCGAGCGGCTGGCACGCCGGATCGTCGAAGCCGGGGAGGCGGAGCCGGTCATCGAGCCCGCGCCCGAACACGACCCGGGCGGGCAGTTGATGACCGACCCCGCCGTGCGGCTGCGCGGCCCCGCCCCGGCGAGGTTCGGCCACCAGCCGCCGAAGACGACGTGA
- a CDS encoding DUF1206 domain-containing protein: MTTTNAGRQATAAARRAVRHPMMDRLTRVGLACRGVLYALIGVLAVQIALGGADEQADKGGAIATVAELPFGSVILWVMVAGFVALSLWQASEALFGGLKTLDRVEAVLRTGVYVLIVFTLLSVLLAGGAASEDKKSQDVTAKLLDLPGGPLIVGLIGLGVIGLGVYWARSGLTKKFREDLDTGRMSPGAERTMEKLGTAGYLARGAIAGLAGVFVVQAALTADPDKAGGIDATLRAFAATPVGPWLLVAVALGVLLFAGYCFGEARWRRT, from the coding sequence GTGACGACAACGAACGCGGGCCGGCAGGCCACGGCCGCGGCGCGGCGGGCGGTCCGGCACCCCATGATGGACCGGCTCACCCGCGTCGGGCTGGCCTGCCGCGGCGTGCTGTACGCGCTGATCGGTGTGCTGGCGGTGCAGATCGCCTTAGGCGGGGCGGACGAGCAGGCCGACAAGGGCGGCGCGATCGCCACGGTGGCGGAGCTGCCGTTCGGGTCGGTGATCCTGTGGGTGATGGTGGCGGGCTTCGTGGCGCTGTCGCTCTGGCAGGCGTCGGAGGCGCTGTTCGGCGGGCTCAAGACCTTGGACCGCGTCGAGGCGGTGCTCCGGACCGGCGTGTACGTGCTGATCGTCTTCACCCTGCTGAGCGTGCTGCTCGCCGGAGGAGCGGCCTCCGAGGACAAGAAGTCGCAGGACGTGACCGCCAAGCTGCTCGACCTGCCGGGCGGGCCGCTCATCGTGGGCCTGATCGGCCTCGGCGTCATCGGGCTGGGCGTGTACTGGGCGCGGTCCGGGCTGACCAAGAAGTTCCGCGAGGACCTGGACACGGGCCGGATGTCGCCCGGGGCCGAGCGGACGATGGAGAAGCTGGGCACGGCGGGCTACCTGGCCAGGGGCGCCATCGCCGGGCTGGCCGGGGTCTTCGTCGTGCAGGCGGCGCTCACCGCCGACCCCGACAAGGCCGGCGGCATCGACGCGACGCTCCGGGCGTTCGCCGCGACCCCCGTCGGGCCGTGGCTGCTCGTGGCGGTGGCCCTGGGGGTGCTGCTGTTCGCGGGCTACTGCTTCGGCGAGGCGCGCTGGCGCCGGACCTGA
- a CDS encoding SigE family RNA polymerase sigma factor, whose product MIVDPADERGFREFVSARSAALMRLGFLLTGGDHHAAEDLVQTALAKLAARWRRVEAPEAYAKQIMYRQQVSWWRVTGRRGEVVQATPPDGPGQDRTNQSELRMVLRGALARLTPRQRAVLVLRYFEDLPEREVARQLGCSVGTVRSTAHRSLTRLREVAPELAEELEVAR is encoded by the coding sequence GTGATCGTGGACCCCGCGGACGAGCGAGGCTTCCGCGAGTTCGTCTCTGCGCGCTCTGCCGCCCTGATGCGGCTCGGCTTCCTGCTCACCGGCGGTGACCACCACGCGGCCGAGGACCTGGTGCAGACGGCGCTGGCGAAGCTGGCGGCCAGGTGGCGGCGCGTCGAGGCGCCCGAGGCGTACGCGAAGCAGATCATGTACCGCCAGCAGGTGAGCTGGTGGCGCGTGACCGGCCGGCGCGGCGAGGTCGTCCAGGCGACCCCGCCCGACGGGCCGGGACAGGACCGCACCAACCAGAGCGAGCTGCGCATGGTGCTGCGGGGAGCGCTGGCCAGGCTCACGCCACGTCAGCGCGCGGTGCTCGTGCTGCGCTACTTCGAGGACCTGCCCGAGCGCGAGGTGGCGCGGCAGCTCGGCTGCTCGGTCGGCACGGTACGCAGCACCGCGCACCGTTCCCTCACCCGCCTGCGGGAGGTCGCCCCCGAGCTGGCCGAGGAACTGGAGGTCGCACGATGA
- a CDS encoding M28 family metallopeptidase has product MRVSVFKGAAALITAIALPLAMTGPAEAKTAEEVFARHLVKQVTGANVKKHLDALQSIATANGGNRAAGTPGYAASRDYVAGKLRRAGYRVTLEPINFVQGWTENNPPTLALTAPGQKTYTPNEDFHTFQPSPAGDVTAQVQGVDLTLPPAPTPSSTSGCEMSDFEGFVEGRIALIQRGTCAFAQKIRNAGAAGASGIIVFNEGQEGRTDAFPLDIGEWRAGVPMVFADFAVGNELAATAGATVRLKVDATLQLGTDHNVIAETRLGDPGNVVMVGAHLDSVPEGPGINDNGSGSAAILETALQMKRFPVRNKVRFAFWAAEELGLLGSDQYVEKLSQAQRDRIRLYLNFDMVASPNYAIKLYDGDNSDNTGSPAGPPGSAEIEKRFEAFYDARELGHVGTDFDGRSDYGPFIAVGIPAGGIFTGAEGIKTAEEAALFGGTAGTAYDPCYHQACDTIGNIDATALDVNSDAIADSTARYAFNLRTIPRREAAAAARVAVQAAS; this is encoded by the coding sequence ATGCGCGTATCCGTTTTCAAGGGCGCCGCCGCCCTGATTACGGCAATCGCCCTGCCGCTGGCCATGACCGGCCCGGCCGAGGCGAAGACGGCCGAGGAGGTTTTCGCCAGGCACCTGGTGAAGCAGGTCACGGGGGCCAATGTCAAGAAGCACCTCGACGCCCTGCAGTCCATCGCCACGGCCAACGGGGGCAACCGCGCCGCGGGCACGCCCGGTTACGCGGCCTCTCGCGACTACGTGGCGGGCAAGCTGCGCAGGGCCGGCTACCGGGTCACCCTGGAGCCGATCAACTTCGTCCAGGGCTGGACCGAGAACAACCCGCCCACCCTGGCCCTGACCGCTCCCGGCCAGAAGACGTACACACCGAACGAGGACTTCCACACCTTCCAGCCCTCGCCGGCCGGTGACGTGACGGCCCAGGTCCAGGGCGTGGACCTGACCCTGCCGCCCGCTCCGACGCCGAGTTCGACGAGCGGCTGCGAGATGTCCGACTTCGAAGGCTTCGTCGAGGGTCGCATCGCGCTGATCCAGCGCGGCACGTGCGCGTTCGCCCAGAAGATCCGCAACGCCGGCGCCGCCGGCGCGTCGGGCATCATCGTCTTCAACGAGGGCCAGGAGGGCCGCACCGACGCCTTCCCGCTCGACATCGGCGAGTGGCGGGCCGGCGTGCCGATGGTCTTCGCCGACTTCGCGGTCGGCAACGAGCTGGCCGCCACCGCCGGTGCGACGGTCCGGCTCAAGGTGGACGCCACGCTGCAGCTCGGCACCGACCACAACGTGATCGCCGAGACCCGCCTCGGCGACCCGGGGAACGTCGTGATGGTCGGCGCGCACCTCGACAGCGTCCCCGAGGGCCCCGGCATCAACGACAACGGCTCCGGCAGCGCGGCCATCCTGGAGACCGCCCTGCAGATGAAGCGGTTCCCGGTGCGCAACAAGGTGCGCTTCGCGTTCTGGGCGGCCGAGGAGCTCGGCCTGCTCGGCTCGGACCAGTACGTCGAGAAGCTGTCGCAGGCGCAGCGCGACCGCATCAGGCTCTACCTGAACTTCGACATGGTCGCCTCACCCAACTACGCCATCAAGCTGTACGACGGCGACAACTCCGACAACACCGGCTCCCCGGCGGGCCCGCCCGGCTCGGCGGAGATCGAGAAGCGGTTCGAGGCCTTCTACGACGCCCGTGAGCTCGGCCACGTCGGCACCGACTTCGACGGTCGCTCCGACTACGGCCCGTTCATCGCCGTGGGCATCCCGGCCGGCGGCATCTTCACCGGCGCCGAGGGCATCAAGACGGCCGAGGAGGCCGCCCTGTTCGGCGGCACGGCGGGCACCGCCTACGACCCCTGCTATCACCAGGCGTGCGACACCATCGGCAACATCGACGCGACGGCGCTCGACGTCAACTCCGACGCGATCGCCGACTCCACCGCACGGTACGCCTTCAACCTCAGGACCATCCCGAGGCGGGAGGCCGCCGCTGCGGCCCGCGTGGCCGTACAGGCCGCGAGCTGA